The following coding sequences lie in one Maylandia zebra isolate NMK-2024a linkage group LG14, Mzebra_GT3a, whole genome shotgun sequence genomic window:
- the LOC101485034 gene encoding vomeronasal type-2 receptor 1-like, giving the protein MVFAIEEINNSTELLPGIRLGYQIYDSCASVPVAVHMAFQFLNSFDPVFSTDNNCSHSGMVMAVVGGSGSTTSISLSQVISSFNIPQVSHFSTCACLSDKQQYPSFFRTVPSDQIQAEALAKLVKHFGWTWIGAVRSDSDYGNNGMASFLKAAHKEGICVEYSVSFYRTDPQSRIQRVADVIRRSKAVVVVAFASFGDMKILLKELTSHEPSPPRQWIGSESWVTNPELTRFSFCAGAIGFGIPKSIIPGLRDFLLKLSPSQVASSQILTEFWEDAFNCTLTKNATAKKKVCDGNEDIQNLQNQSTDKSQLRVTNMVYKAVYAVAHAIHNAVCQEINGTAKCDKLTKLESKQILIELKKVNFSRNGYEVSFDANGDPVAIYELANWQKSENGATEIVAVGLYDASRPVGQEFQIDKNITWMEGSMKVPVSVCTDSCPPGTRKVLQKGKPICCYDCTACPEGEISNSTDSTDCLPCQKEFWPNAKRDTCIPKPVEYLSFQDLLGIILATFSVLGACLTIVIAAVFFCHRKTPIVRANNSERRKKKGEKENELVL; this is encoded by the exons ATGGTTTTTGCCATAGAAGAGATTAACAACAGCACAGAGCTGCTGCCCGGAATCAGGCTCGGGTATCAGATCTATGACTCATGTGCATCAGTGCCTGTAGCAGTGCATATGGCATTTCAGTTTCTAAATAGCTTCGACCCTGTGTTTTCCACGGATAACAATTGCTCACATTCTGGTATGGTGATGGCTGTTGTTGGTGGCTCGGGGTCTACGACATCCATCAGTTTGTCCCAAGTCATCAGTTCTTTTAACATTCCCCAG GTGAGCCACTTTTCGACATGTGCATGCTTGTCTGACAAGCAGCAGTACCCAAGTTTTTTCAGAACAGTCCCCAGTGATCAGATTCAAGCTGAAGCACTAGCCAAGCTAGTGAAACACTTTGGCTGGACTTGGATAGGTGCTGTTCGGTCAGATTCGGATTATGGAAATAATGGCATGGCTTCATTTCTAAAAGCAGCACATAAAGAGGGGATCTGTGTGGAATACTCTGTATCTTTCTATCGGACAGACCCACAGAGCAGAATTCAGAGAGTGGCAGATGTTATCCGCAG GTCTAaagctgtagttgttgtggCATTTGCATCTTTTGGAGACATGAAGATCCTGTTGAAGGAGCTCACATCACATGAGCCTTCCCCACCCCGCCAGTGGATAGGCAGTGAATCATGGGTAACCAACCCAGAATTAACGAGGTTCAGTTTCTGTGCTGGGGCCATTGGATTTGGGATTCCGAAGTCTATAATCCCAGGCCTCAGAGACTTCCTGCTGAAGCTGTCCCCCTCACAAGTGGCTTCTTCTCAAATACTTACTGAGTTCTGGGAGGATGCATTTAACTGCACACTGACCAAAA ATGCCACTGCAAAGAAGAAAGTATGTGATGGAAATGAAGACatacagaatctgcaaaaccAGTCCACTGACAAATCACAGCTAAGAGTTACTAACATGGTGTACAAGGCCGTGTATGCAGTAGCACATGCCATCCATAATGCAGTGTGCCAGGAAATAAATGGCACTGCAAAGTGTGACAAGTTAACCAAGTTAGAGTCCAAACAG ATTTTAATTGAGCTGAAGAAAGTAAATTTTTCCCGAAATGGCTATGAAGTGTCATTTGATGCTAATGGGGATCCTGTGGCTATTTATGAACTGGCTAACTGGCAGAAAAGTGAAAACGGTGCGACTGAGATAGTGGCTGTAGGGCTGTACGATGCATCACGGCCCGTGGGCCAGGAATTCCAGATCGACAAAAACATTACCTGGATGGAGGGTAGCATGAAA GTGCCAGTGTCAGTGTGCACGGACAGTTGTCCTCCAGGAACTCGTAAAGTGTTGCAGAAAGGAAAACCCATCTGCTGCTATGACTGTACAGCATGTCCTGAGGGGGAGATCAGTAATAGCACAG ATTCAACTGATTGTTTACCTTGTCAAAAAGAATTCTGGCCTAACGCAAAGAGAGACACTTGCATCCCTAAGCCTGTAGAGTATCTTTCCTTTCAAGACCTCCTAGGAATTATCCTGGCTACATTCTCAGTTCTTGGTGCCTGTCTGACCATCGTAATTGCAGCTGTATTCTTTTGTCACAGGAAAACTCCAATTGTCAGGGCCAACAACTCTGA